The genomic segment GACTCCAGTTTTGACCTCCTGTTCGTACCTGGCCGAAGTCAGAGCCAGAATTGTTATGGGGTACGAATATGCCCACCACGCTATGTTGAATCTTCTCATTGCTTTCTTGAAAAGGGCTGGCCTGCATATCTAATTTCgagaagaaaaaaatatatttatatactaGCAGTTCATGACATGATAGTTTATGATACTAGGAAAAATATATATCTAATCAAATTAGTAATCAAGCATTCATCTGTTAATAAAAATCGTTTGATTATAATTAGCTAATCACGGGAAACATAATAATCAATAATTCGATATCAATTTTATGTGCTCGAAATTGATATTCGATCAAGGCGACAAGTAAGTTGAATATTGGGTATTAAGTAACAATTTACTGACTGTGTCGCCTCTCATATTGTCGAGTATTTGGACAAACAATTTAATTTCAACTCGACTACATGTATATCTATTTATATTTACGTGTATCGGTGTATGCATGTATTATATATGTGTGCGCCCGGGTGTGTATACATGTACGtatatcttaaaaacatgtcgcTTTCGAAAACAAAGAAATGCCTTACCAGAGACGCAAACAAAAAGAGTGCGAGGAAAAAAAGCATCTTCGCGGGTGTATCGAAGCGTCCTGCAATGGAGTACCAAGCCAAGCTTGCCACGCTCGGAGCAGCAAAAAACAAGAAGAAGACCGGCCTCAACATCGCCGGAAGCCGATCTCCACCGGACAACCGCTGGTAAAGCGTCACGAAAAGCACCAGGTAATGCACCATTCCCAGCGAGAACAAGAACGTGGAAACTTCTCGCCACCCCATCTTGGCGGCGGCTCGAGCCCCCACCAAGTTCCCGATCACCGACAGCTGGCTCGTCGGGTTCGCCACCGCCGTCAGAATATTTTTACCCTTGGTGAACCACTGACCGTAGATCTtcaaatcgaggatcacgatggGAACAACGAAAAACCACCACAGGACGACGAAGTAGACGTGCTTAGGGGTGACGAAGGGGGCGGATTCAAGGATCAATATCCAGGATATCCAGGGGGCAAAAAAGTAATTCACTCCGACGTGGTGCATGAACTCCGCTTGCACCAGCTTGAATCGGAGGATGCATCTGAGGCCGTAAAGAAGGGAGAGGAGAACAAGAGTGAATAAGGAGAAAGCCCATATTATGGTCAAAATGGTAGAGTAGTAAAGTTTGGGGACTTGAAATGTGATTGGCGAACTTTGAGAGGGGTGAAGGAGAATTTTCCATAACAGAGCTTGCCAACCTAGGGAAAGAGAGATCCTGAAATAACCTGCATGGATCCTAGTTAATATTAGAATCACAAGGTTGGAAGATGAGGTTAAGGTGCCTTTAAGCATGGTGATTTCATGGATTTCGAGTCCGATTTGGGGCTGCGATTTCTGGGTTTCCATTATTAAGTGGCTAACTATGGGGGATACATAAAATTTCAAGTTTGAGGGTTATCTGGTTTCTTGGTCATATAGTTGATGGAAAGAGAGGGGAAGGGAATCATTTGGATGATGTTGGATGCAAATTTATTCAATTATATACTactaatttaaatactaaaccTCGTGTTTGTATTTTTTAGTTTATCgatgttattttattataacATCAATTATTTATTCAATTGTGATTAGGATATCAAGAGTAATCGATTTGGGGATTTGGGCCCCAATTTCCAAAACATGCAAGAAGAGGAGTAtcgtgtgtgtctatatatatatatatatataaaagtatgactttttattgtgaatatcgatagggttaatccgtctcacagataaagattcgtgaaaccgtctaaACAAGAGACATACTCGCCGGAGAATTTGTGTAGGTAGATATAAGTCACAGTGTTATAAAATCTTAATTAATCTTCGCTTTATCACACCTAGGTTTGAAGTTTTCCTAATATGCTTTGATTTTGGCTAAAAATCAGTAAAAGAAAAACCCGTCAAACATAGATTGAAAGTATCATTATATTAAGCGTCGTTAAATAGAGTGCGCaacataaaaatgaaaaataaaaataaaaaaaattattgaccTGCCCCACCATATAAATAGGACGGGTTGAGATGAAGAAATCTCAACCCTTTTGTAGGCAGCCAAACAGGTTGAGCTTGTGTGAGTTAGGGAGGGCCacaaaatatgaatttttttaagtgCGAGTTGCCAGGGCGGatatgaatttattatttttaaaaaaataataaatttgtatttttatgtttTAGAAATATATGTTTTCAAATTTTGTTCGACTGtcgtggtttttttttttaattttttatttaactaATTAATTTTACACATTATTGATTTCTTAAAATAATCCTTTTAAATATAAGTTGGAtcatttgaataaaatttattttcgatttttctcagaatttcaaatgtttttataattttttaataaaaatatttttttaaaaaaattaggtaAGCCGACCCACCTAACCAACGGTACAAAACGGGTTGGATTGGCCCGTCCTACCACGCCAACATAAGGACGAGTTGCAGCAGGTTACGGGGTGACGCGTCCAACCAAAATATTATGACTAAATCATGTAATCTTCCAACTTCTTTTGTAGTCTTCAATTCCTCTTGTCCCTTCCTTCGCCTGCTCTGCTCAGAGAGTATGTATACGGACTACCTTTCTGGGCCTTGTTAAAGCCCAAGTTCTAGGCCCAAAAAAGAAAAGGTCCAAGTTCTAGGTCCACGCTTTACTAAACTTTCAGTTGACCCAATTATGTTGCAACTTTCTATATACCATGAGAACCAATTTGGAAAATGGtcaaatatatatttgaaataaaggGTTGTCAAATGCTGTTGAAAGTTGAATCCACGTGAGTGCACCATCAATATACTTTTCTTTAACGTACATGATCATTTACACCTATTTAAACTATAATAATAATAggccaaaaaaaaaacataattggTGCGTAAACCGGTAGAAGAAAGGTTTAAGCCGGGTAACGATGATAGTTTTCGACGTGAAAAATCCTAGATTgggaaatttgaaattttggcCGTCTACATGTTGATTTATTATGATAATGATCttttatattatcaaaattCAATTTTAATATCGAGACAATTGTTGACGTATTGGTAGCATATTCGAACTCATGAGAGTGTTGGTATAACATAATGTCTATGTCCCAAACCTAATATGGTCTAGGTACCCCTACAATGACCCCTAAATGCAACAAATACTTAATGTATAACGAGTACAAAAAACTACCCACAATTTTTTATTCTCTGTGTGATCTATTTTGGAATGATGTTTGGCATATGGACGGCAAGAAAGG from the Primulina eburnea isolate SZY01 chromosome 3, ASM2296580v1, whole genome shotgun sequence genome contains:
- the LOC140828107 gene encoding S-type anion channel SLAH4-like, with the protein product METQKSQPQIGLEIHEITMLKGTLTSSSNLVILILTRIHAGYFRISLSLGWQALLWKILLHPSQSSPITFQVPKLYYSTILTIIWAFSLFTLVLLSLLYGLRCILRFKLVQAEFMHHVGVNYFFAPWISWILILESAPFVTPKHVYFVVLWWFFVVPIVILDLKIYGQWFTKGKNILTAVANPTSQLSVIGNLVGARAAAKMGWREVSTFLFSLGMVHYLVLFVTLYQRLSGGDRLPAMLRPVFFLFFAAPSVASLAWYSIAGRFDTPAKMLFFLALFLFASLICRPALFKKAMRRFNIAWWAYSYPITILALTSARYEQEVKTGVSHAIRLALSILSVLVLFGLLTYTAVNPKLLLPAEDDPLIVNTLPTLQSEELN